A region of the Caballeronia sp. TF1N1 genome:
GCATGTATTCGAAGTTGAATGTCGCATGGCCGAAAAGCAGCGTGACGATTGCGAGCACACCGGGTCCAGGTCTCGCGTCCTATACGGTCTTGCAGACCAATGTGCCCGGCGTTGGCATGGCCATCGCGTTCGACGGCGAGCCGAGTTCGTGTGGCGGTGTGGATTGGCTCGACGTGGTGTCGCCCTCCGTGCGGGCGCCCTACGTGGGCTGGACCTGTACCGCCGTTGGCTCCAACCTCAAAAACTATGGGCGTTGGGCAGTTGCGCTCGTGAAGACAGGCGTTGTGAGCGCGGCGGGTGTGCTGGGCGCGCAGACGCTGGCGAGCTCCAGCTCCATGATCAATTTTGTCCCGGACAGCCCGGGCACCACGCCTTTTTATCTGATCGTCCCGGCGGTGACGGTCGTCCCGCTTACCTGCCAGACCCCCGATGTGCCGGTGCCGCTCGGCACCCATTTTCCGGTGGAGATGGCGTCTGTCGGTGCGACTACCGCGGCGGTCCCGTTCAACATCAGCCTCAACAATTGTCCCTCGGGAATGAATGGCGTCCTGTATGAAATCGATCCCACGACCAGTGTGCTTAACAGTTCGCAATCCGTCGTGGCGCTCAATGGCTCGTCGTCGGCCACGGGCGTGGGCGTGCAACTACTGGATGGCTCCGGCGCGGTGTTTCCGCTGAGCACGACCAAGGCATTCTCCGGCTACAACAGTTCCACGGGTGGCAGCTATGTCATCCCGATGAAGGCGCGTTACTACCGAACCGGTACCGTGACGCCCGGTCCGGCGAACACGTCGATGATTCTCACCATGACCTATCAATAGGCATCGCCGGGCAGCGCTGCTCAGGTTGCTTGCCACGGACAGACGTCCGAAAAAAAACGCCCCTCAAGAGGGGCGTTCCTGTTTCGAGCGTCGCGGTTGTCGTTCAGCGCACCCGCATTCCCGGCGTGGCCCCGCCATGCGGTTCGAGAATATAGAGCCCCGGCTCCTTCTTCTCGTCGGCAGCGGACGCCGCCAGCACCATGCCTTCCGACAGGCCGAACTTCATCTTGCGCGGCGCGAGATTGGCGACCATCACGGTCAGCTTGCCGATCAGATCCTGCGGCTGATAAGCCGAACGAATACCCGAGAACACATTGCGCGTTTTCTCTTCGCCGATATCGAGCGTCAGTTGCAAGAGCTTGTCGGAGCCTTCGACCGTTTTGCAATCGACGATCTTCGCGATACGCAGATCGATTTTCGAGAAGTCGTCGATGGAGATGACGCCTGGCGTCTCTTCGTTCGCTTGCTTCTTGGCGGGCGCCGCGCTCTTAGCCGCACTCGCACTTGTAGCAGCGGCAGAAGCAGCGGCCGCTTCCGGCGCTGCCTGCAACGACTCGCGATTCGCCGCGAGCAAGGCCTCGATCTGCTTCGGGTCGACGCGCGTGGTCAGATGCTTGTACGCGTTCACGGCATTGGCCGACGACAGCGGCTTGTGCGCGTCCGTCCAGACGAGCGGTGCGATGCCGAGGAACGCCTCGACCGCTTCGATCAGCTTCGGCAACACCGGCTTCAGCGCAAGCGACAACAGGCGGAACGCCTCCAGACTCACGCTGCAAGTCTCGTGCAACGCGACCGAGTTGGCCGGGTCCTTCGCCTGTTCCCAGGGCTTCGCGGTATCGACGTAGCCGTTGACGGTATCGGCGAGATCCATGGTCGTGCGCAGCGCGCGGCCGTATTCGCGCGACTCGTAGAAGCCCGCAATCTGCGGAATCGCGGCGCGCAGTTGCGCAAGCAGCGGATGCTGCATCGCGCTGTCCTGCACGCGGCCGTCGAAGCGCTTCAGAAGAAAGCCCGCCGCGCGGCTCGCGATATTCACGTATTTGCCGACGAGATCGCTGTTCACGCGCGCCTGGAAGTCTTCCAGGTTGAGGTCGATGTCTTCCATCGTGCTGTTCAGCTTGGCCGCGAAGTAGTAGCGCAGCCATTCCGGATTGATGCCGGTATCGATCACGCTTTGCGCCGTGATGAACGTGCCACGCGACTTCGACATCTTCGCGCCGTCGACGGTAAGAAAGCCGTGCGCGAACACGTTCGTCGGCGTGCGATGACCGGAGTATTCGAGCATCGCGGGCCAGAAGAGCGTGTGGAAATACAGAATGTCCTTGCCGATGAAGTGGTACTGCTCGGTCTTCGAACCGGGCTTCACCCATTCATCGAAATTCAGGCCGATACGGTCCGCGAGATTCTTGAAGCTTGCGTAATAGCCGACCGGGGCGTCGACCCAGACGTAGAAGTACTTGCCCGGCGCACCGGGGATTTCAAAGCCGAAGTAGGGCGCGTCGCGCGAGATGTCCCAGTCGGCGAGCTTGGCCTCGCCCTTGTCGCCGAGCCATTCGCGCATCTTGTTCGTGGCTTCGGGCTGCGCGAGTCCGCCGACCCAGCCGCGCAGGAAGTCTTCGCAACGCGGGTCCGACAGGCGGAAGAAATAATGCGTGGAAATCTTGCGGATGGGCGTCGCGCCCGACACCACCGAATACGGGTTGATGAGTTCGGTGGGCTGATAAGTCGAGCCGCAAACCTCGCAATTGTCGCCGTACTGGTCCTTCGCGCCGCACTTCGGGCACTGGCCCTTGATGAAGCGGTCCGGCAGGAACATTTCCTTGACCGGATCGTAGGCCTGCTCGATGTCGCGCGCGTCGATCAATCCCGCTTCCTGGAGCGCGGCGTAGATGGCGTTGCAAAGGACGCGGTTTTCCTCGGCATCGGTCGAATAATAGTTGTCGAAGGAAATGCCGAAGCTGTCGAAGTCGCGCTTGTGCTCTTTCCAAACGCGTTCGATCAGCGCTTTCGGCGTGATGCCTTCTTTTTCGGCGCGCAGCATGATGGGCGTGCCGTGGGTATCGTCGGCGCCGACGTAGTAGACCTCGTGGCCATGCATGCGCAGCGTCCGAACCCAGATGTCCGTCTGAATGTATTCGACCATATGGCCGATATGAATCTGACCGTTCGCATACGGCAACGCGGACGTGACGAGGATCTGGCGAGCGCCGTTCTTGACGGCGGGCGCGGCGGTGGCGATGGCTGAAATCGGTGCTGACATAAGGCGCGGCCCGGAGGAAATGCAGAAGTTGATCGAAGAACGCAAAAAAAGCGATTTTCGATTTTAGCAGGGAGGGGAAGGAAGACGGGGAGGCGGGGAGACTTGGGCGCGGCAGCCGAAAACCATCGCACCAAAAAAAACCGGGGTCCAAAACCGGGCCCCGGAGCAACAACGACAAGAGGAGAATGGCAGGTGGCGGCCTCGCCGCGCGCCTACCGTAAAGACAGACACGCGCCGTGCGCCCAAGTTTCAAATTTTTTTCAGGCGGCTTCGCGCGCTTTGCCACGCTGCGCCGGCATCTGCCGATTCTCCTTATAAATCAGAAATTTATTGCACTTGGCCCGGCTGTGCCGTCGCGCGCAGGTAAATTTCCACGCGACGATTTTGCGCGCGGCCTGCTTCGGTCGAGTTGTCGGCGATCGGCTGGTTCTGTCCCATGCCCTGCGACGAGAGACGCTGACCGGCGACACCGTGCGTGGCGATATAGGAAGCCACGCTTTGCGCGCGATTCTGCGACAGCGTCTGGTTGTAAGCCGCCGTGCCGGTGTTATCCGTATGGCCGATCACGTTGGCGATCAACTCCGGATGCTGCTGCAACGTTTGCGTGACGGAGTTCAGAACCGGATCGAACGTCGGCTTGATCGCGTAGCTGTTGGTGTCGAAAGAAATCGAGTTCGGTATGTTGACCTTGAGCGATCCGTCTTGCTGCTCGGTCACCTGCGTGCCGGTGCCCTTCGAGTCGCCGGAAATCTTGTTGCGAATGGCTTGCCAGTTGTAGCCGGTCACACCGCCGACAGCCGCGCCTGCAGCCGCGCCGATTGCCGCGCCCTTGCCGCCGCCGAAAATCGCACCGAGGCCAGCGCCGGTCGCGGCCCCGACGCCCGTGCCGACCGCCGCATTGTTACCCTGCTCCGTCGCGCAGCCCGCGACCAGTGCGCCAGCAACGACGAAAACCGACAAACGGGTCATCAACTTCAACTTCATGTTTGATCTCCTTGAATCAACGAGCGATTCGGCGCGCCGCGCCGACAGTACGTAAGGGTCTTCGGACGTGCGTCCGGACGAACCTCTACAATTATGAGAAATGAGAGCGCGTCAGTCGCCAGTGGCGATGCATCCCCGGAAACAATTACCGCGCGCAATAGTGCAATGCGCGGGGACGCGGCGCAACGGCTCTAACAATTACTTTCACTTTCCTCAGTTTGTTGCAATGCGCCGTCGCATCAGCACAAACCATTCCATGGAGTTGCAATGAGTATCGACCGCGCGAAGATCGACGCCGCACTAGCCACACTGACCGATCCGAACACCAGCCGCAAGTTCGTCGATACCAAAAGTATCCGCAACGTTTCGCTACAAAACGGCACGGTCTCGGTGAGCGTCGTACTGGGCTATCCGGCGCGTACGCAGTTCGCGGCCACGGCCAAACTGGTCGAGGATGCGTTGCGTGCGGTTCCCGGCGTGGAAGACGTCGTCGTCGATGTGTCCTCGCAAGTCGTCGCGCACGCGGTACAGCGCGGCGTGAAGCTGCTGCCGAACGTCAAGAACATCATCGCGGTGGCGTCGGGCAAGGGCGGCGTCGGCAAGAGCACGACAGCCGCGAATCTCGCGCTCGCGCTGGCGGCGGAAGGTGCCAATGTCGGCATGCTCGACGCGGACATCTACGGCCCGTCCTTGCCGATGATGCTCGGCATCTCCGGCCGGCCCGAGTCGCCCGACAACCAGTCGATGAATCCGCTGATCGGTCATGGCATTCAGGCGAATTCCATCGGCTTTCTGATCGAGCAGGACAACCCGATGGTCTGGCGCGGCCCGATGGTCACCTCCGCGCTCGAACAACTGCTGCGTCAGACCAACTGGAAAGACCTGGATTATCTCGTCGTCGACATGCCGCCGGGCACGGGCGACATTCAGTTGACGCTCTCGCAGAAAGTGCCGGTGACGGGCGCGGTGATCGTCACCACGCCGCAGGACATCGCGCTGCTCGACGCCAAGAAGGGCCTCAAGATGTTCGAGAAGGTCGGCATTCCCATTCTCGGCATCGTCGAGAACATGAGCACGCATATCTGCTCGAATTGCGGGCACGAGGAGCATATCTTCGGCGCGGGCGGCGGCGAGCGCATGGCGAAGGAATACGGCGTCGAGATTCTCGGCCAGTTGCCGCTCGATATCGCGATTCGAGAACGCACCGATGCCGGTCAGCCGACAGTCGTTTCGCAGCCGGAAAGCCGGATTGCCGAGACGTATCGCGCGATTGCGCGGCGCGTGGCGATTGCCATTGCCGATCGTCAGCGCGACATGACGTCGAAGTTTCCGAGCATCGTCGTGCAGAACACTTGATGTGGCGCGCTTGGACGCGTTTCGCCGAAGCCTTGTGCGGTGCGGCTCGCGGTATCATGTCGCCTGCTATGGGCGGCCGCGCGGATGCACCGGGTGTCGGCGGGCCGCCGAGAGGATCGCATGAGACATAGATTCGACGGAAGGGCGGCGCACGCCGGACTTGCTTCGGCGCTCGTCGCCTGTAGTGTTCTCGTGAGCGGCTGCGGCATCATCTTCCAGAATCACGAGAAACGCGCCGACGCGGTGCTTCAGCCGACGCCTGGCAACGCGGCGCGCGGCACCATCACGCTGATCGAGCGCGCGGACGGCGTTCAGGTGTCGTATAGCCTGATCGACATGGCGCCCGACAGCGATCACGCGCTGCAGGTTCACGAGCGCGGCGACTGCATCGCCATGGACGATCAGGACGCAAGCCCGGTCTTCGCGCTGCCGGCGGAGCGCAAGCGCGCCACCGCGCGTCTCGAAGGCGAACTCGGCAACATTCACGCGGATTCCACCGGATCGGCCACGGGCTTTTTCGTGGCGACGGACGTGTCGCTCGACGGCGTGCGCTCGGTCATCTCACGCGCTATCGTGCTGCATCGCGAAGCCACCGATCCCTACGCCGCCAGTCCGCACAACGTGGGACCGGCGCTCGCATGCGGCGTCATCCGGCGCTGATCGATGAAGACGCCGCGAGTATCATCCGAATGGTCGATCACGGTCGAGCGTCGCCGATACGACGCGTCGTTCGCGTAAAATACGCGCTTTCCGTTTGGCCGCAGCGCGCGACAAAATCGCTGCCGCCATGCCCCGTTTCACCGCAGGCGTCCGGTCGCATGACCGCGAGCCGCAACGCTGGGTAGCGTCCCTATGAGCATCAAGTCCGACAAGTGGATCCGGCGCATGGCCGAAGAGCACAAGATGATCGAGCCGTTCGTGCGCGATCAGGTGCGCGTGACCGAAGACGGCCGCAAGATCGTGTCGTACGGAACGTCGAGCTACGGCTACGACATCCGCGTGGCCGACGAATTCAAGATCTTCACGAACATCAATTCCACCATCGTCGATCCGAAAAACTTCGACGAGAAATCGTTCGTCGACTTCAAGGGCGATGTCTGCATCATCCCGCCGAATTCCTTCGCGCTTGCCCGCACGGTCGAATATTTCCGTATTCCGCGCTCGTGCCTGACCGTGTGTCTCGGCAAGTCCACCTACGCGCGTTGCGGGATCATCGTGAACGTGACGCCGTTCGAGCCGGAATGGGAAGGCTACGTCACGCTCGAATTCTCGAATACGACACCTTTGCCTGCCAAAATCTACGCGAACGAAGGCGTCGCGCAGGTTCTGTTTTTCGAAAGCGACGAGATTTGCGAGACGTCGTATGCGGATCGCGGCGGCAAGTATCAGGGGCAGCACGGCGTTACCCTGCCGAAAACCTGATTCCTTCGCTTCTCAAAGAAACGCACACCGCATACGCTTGTCGAAAGACCGCTGTCGTCGAGCTTCCAGTCTCGGGCAGCGGTCGTTCCATTTGGAGATTCGCACGATGAAGTTCCGCTTTCCCGTCGTCATCATCGACGAAGACTTTCGCTCCGAGAATATCTCGGGTTCCGGCATTCGCGCGCTTGCCGAAGCGATCGAGCGCGAAGGCGCCGAAGTGCTCGGCCTGACGAGCTACGGCGACCTCGCGGCCTTCGCGCAGCAGTCGAGCCGCGCGTCGTGCTTCATTCTGTCGATCGACGACGACGAACTCCTGCCATATGCCGATAACGTCGTCGTGGAAGGCGACACGCCGGAACTGGCTTCGGCTATCGTCGCGTTGCGCGCGTTCATCAACGCCGTGCGCCGCCGCAACGCGGACATCCCGATCTTCCTGTACGGCGAGACGCGCACCTCGCGCCACTTGCCGAACGACATCCTGCGCGAGCTGCACGGCTTCATCCACATGTTCGAGGACACGCCGGAGTTCGTTGCACGGCACGTCATTCGCGAAGCCAAGGTGTATCTGGATTCGCTCGCGCCGCCGTTCTTCAAGGAACTGGTGCAGTACGCAGAAGAAGGTTCGTATTCGTGGCATTGTCCGGGACACTCGGGCGGCGTCGCGTTCCTGAAGAATCCGCTCGGACAGATGTTCCACCAGTTTTTCGGCGAGAACATGTTGCGCGCGGACGTCTGCAATGCCGTCGAGGAACTCGGCCAGTTGCTCGATCACACTGGGCCGGTCGCGGCGTCCGAGCGTAACGCGGCGCGCATCTTCAGCGCGGATCATCTCTTCTTCGTGACCAACGGCACGTCCACCTCGAACAAGATCGTGTGGCACGCGACCGTGGCGCCGGGCGATATCGTGCTCGTGGACCGCAACTGTCACAAGTCGATCCTGCACGCCATCACCATGACGGGCGCGATCCCCGTGTTCCTCACGCCGACGCGCAACCAGTTCGGCATCATCGGACCGATTCCGCGCGACGAGTTCAAGCCCGAAAACATTCGCAAGAAGATCGAGGCGAATCCGTTCGCGCGCGAGGCGCTCGCGAAGAACCCGAAGATCAAGCCGCGCATTCTGACGATCACGCAAAGCACGTATGACGGCGTGATCTACAACGTC
Encoded here:
- the dcd gene encoding dCTP deaminase; amino-acid sequence: MSIKSDKWIRRMAEEHKMIEPFVRDQVRVTEDGRKIVSYGTSSYGYDIRVADEFKIFTNINSTIVDPKNFDEKSFVDFKGDVCIIPPNSFALARTVEYFRIPRSCLTVCLGKSTYARCGIIVNVTPFEPEWEGYVTLEFSNTTPLPAKIYANEGVAQVLFFESDEICETSYADRGGKYQGQHGVTLPKT
- the metG gene encoding methionine--tRNA ligase, whose product is MSAPISAIATAAPAVKNGARQILVTSALPYANGQIHIGHMVEYIQTDIWVRTLRMHGHEVYYVGADDTHGTPIMLRAEKEGITPKALIERVWKEHKRDFDSFGISFDNYYSTDAEENRVLCNAIYAALQEAGLIDARDIEQAYDPVKEMFLPDRFIKGQCPKCGAKDQYGDNCEVCGSTYQPTELINPYSVVSGATPIRKISTHYFFRLSDPRCEDFLRGWVGGLAQPEATNKMREWLGDKGEAKLADWDISRDAPYFGFEIPGAPGKYFYVWVDAPVGYYASFKNLADRIGLNFDEWVKPGSKTEQYHFIGKDILYFHTLFWPAMLEYSGHRTPTNVFAHGFLTVDGAKMSKSRGTFITAQSVIDTGINPEWLRYYFAAKLNSTMEDIDLNLEDFQARVNSDLVGKYVNIASRAAGFLLKRFDGRVQDSAMQHPLLAQLRAAIPQIAGFYESREYGRALRTTMDLADTVNGYVDTAKPWEQAKDPANSVALHETCSVSLEAFRLLSLALKPVLPKLIEAVEAFLGIAPLVWTDAHKPLSSANAVNAYKHLTTRVDPKQIEALLAANRESLQAAPEAAAASAAATSASAAKSAAPAKKQANEETPGVISIDDFSKIDLRIAKIVDCKTVEGSDKLLQLTLDIGEEKTRNVFSGIRSAYQPQDLIGKLTVMVANLAPRKMKFGLSEGMVLAASAADEKKEPGLYILEPHGGATPGMRVR
- a CDS encoding superoxide dismutase family protein; translation: MRHRFDGRAAHAGLASALVACSVLVSGCGIIFQNHEKRADAVLQPTPGNAARGTITLIERADGVQVSYSLIDMAPDSDHALQVHERGDCIAMDDQDASPVFALPAERKRATARLEGELGNIHADSTGSATGFFVATDVSLDGVRSVISRAIVLHREATDPYAASPHNVGPALACGVIRR
- a CDS encoding fimbrial protein; amino-acid sequence: MKGIGFARLRRYAWIILSSALVLTGGMQDAWADACTGGGQSVQAILPATISVPRDLPVGAILAPWSITSMVNYVCTMSTTSGSGMYSKLNVAWPKSSVTIASTPGPGLASYTVLQTNVPGVGMAIAFDGEPSSCGGVDWLDVVSPSVRAPYVGWTCTAVGSNLKNYGRWAVALVKTGVVSAAGVLGAQTLASSSSMINFVPDSPGTTPFYLIVPAVTVVPLTCQTPDVPVPLGTHFPVEMASVGATTAAVPFNISLNNCPSGMNGVLYEIDPTTSVLNSSQSVVALNGSSSATGVGVQLLDGSGAVFPLSTTKAFSGYNSSTGGSYVIPMKARYYRTGTVTPGPANTSMILTMTYQ
- the apbC gene encoding iron-sulfur cluster carrier protein ApbC → MSIDRAKIDAALATLTDPNTSRKFVDTKSIRNVSLQNGTVSVSVVLGYPARTQFAATAKLVEDALRAVPGVEDVVVDVSSQVVAHAVQRGVKLLPNVKNIIAVASGKGGVGKSTTAANLALALAAEGANVGMLDADIYGPSLPMMLGISGRPESPDNQSMNPLIGHGIQANSIGFLIEQDNPMVWRGPMVTSALEQLLRQTNWKDLDYLVVDMPPGTGDIQLTLSQKVPVTGAVIVTTPQDIALLDAKKGLKMFEKVGIPILGIVENMSTHICSNCGHEEHIFGAGGGERMAKEYGVEILGQLPLDIAIRERTDAGQPTVVSQPESRIAETYRAIARRVAIAIADRQRDMTSKFPSIVVQNT
- a CDS encoding OmpA family protein; translated protein: MKLKLMTRLSVFVVAGALVAGCATEQGNNAAVGTGVGAATGAGLGAIFGGGKGAAIGAAAGAAVGGVTGYNWQAIRNKISGDSKGTGTQVTEQQDGSLKVNIPNSISFDTNSYAIKPTFDPVLNSVTQTLQQHPELIANVIGHTDNTGTAAYNQTLSQNRAQSVASYIATHGVAGQRLSSQGMGQNQPIADNSTEAGRAQNRRVEIYLRATAQPGQVQ